The Pseudomonas asiatica genome has a segment encoding these proteins:
- the tatC gene encoding twin-arginine translocase subunit TatC: MSIAMDPAASMPLTEHLRDLRKRLMRCLALVALVFAGLFPFAQALYTLISEPLRRFLPEGASMIATSVTSPFLTPFKLTAMCAVFIAMPLLLHQAWGFLAPGLYRRERRIALPLLVSSIVLFYAGMAFAFFLVFPMMFGFFASVTPEGVAMMTDISQYLDFILALFLAFGLAFEIPVATFIVVWVGLADVAALRRSRPYVIVGCFVVGMILTPPDVFSQTMLAVPMWVLFEVGLLACGWLKRTGQGKEIVAGL; the protein is encoded by the coding sequence ATGAGCATTGCCATGGACCCGGCGGCGAGCATGCCGCTGACCGAACACCTGCGCGACCTGCGCAAACGCCTGATGCGTTGCCTGGCGCTGGTGGCGCTGGTGTTCGCCGGCCTGTTCCCCTTCGCCCAGGCGCTGTACACGCTGATTTCCGAGCCGTTGCGGCGCTTCTTGCCGGAAGGCGCGAGCATGATCGCCACCAGCGTCACTTCGCCGTTCCTGACGCCGTTCAAGCTGACTGCGATGTGCGCAGTGTTTATCGCCATGCCACTACTGCTGCACCAGGCCTGGGGCTTTCTGGCGCCGGGGCTGTACCGCCGTGAACGGCGCATTGCCCTGCCGTTGCTGGTATCGAGCATCGTGCTGTTCTACGCCGGCATGGCCTTCGCCTTCTTCCTGGTGTTCCCGATGATGTTCGGCTTCTTTGCCAGCGTGACACCGGAGGGGGTGGCGATGATGACTGATATCAGCCAGTACCTGGACTTCATCCTTGCGCTGTTTCTGGCGTTCGGGCTGGCGTTCGAGATCCCGGTGGCGACGTTTATCGTGGTCTGGGTGGGGTTGGCCGATGTAGCTGCATTGCGGCGCAGCAGGCCCTACGTGATCGTCGGCTGCTTTGTGGTGGGGATGATCCTGACGCCGCCGGATGTGTTTTCACAGACGATGCTGGCGGTGCCGATGTGGGTGCTGTTCGAGGTGGGGTTGCTGGCTTGTGGGTGGTTGAAGCGGACTGGGCAGGGCAAGGAGATTGTGGCTGGATTGTAG
- the tatB gene encoding Sec-independent protein translocase protein TatB has product MFEVGFSELLLVGIVALLVLGPERLPVAARTLGRGLGQARRAMHTLRRQVEREIELPAVELPTLDSAPLQRLEQEIRQGISLKAEPANDAATVAPPKENLS; this is encoded by the coding sequence ATGTTCGAGGTAGGCTTCAGCGAGTTGCTGCTGGTCGGCATCGTCGCGCTATTGGTTTTAGGCCCGGAGCGCCTGCCGGTGGCTGCACGCACCCTCGGGCGCGGCCTGGGCCAGGCGCGCAGGGCCATGCACACCTTGCGCAGGCAGGTGGAGCGGGAGATCGAACTGCCCGCTGTCGAGCTACCCACTCTCGACAGTGCGCCTTTGCAGCGCCTGGAACAGGAGATCCGCCAAGGCATCAGCCTGAAAGCGGAGCCGGCCAATGATGCGGCCACGGTCGCTCCCCCCAAGGAAAACCTTTCATGA
- the tatA gene encoding twin-arginine translocase TatA/TatE family subunit — translation MGGIGIWQLVIVLLIVFLLFGTKRLKGLGSDMGEAIQGFRKSMGGDTDATPPAQTQVQQQCPLTGQGTQQPQADRQP, via the coding sequence TGGCAACTGGTGATCGTACTGCTGATCGTATTCCTGCTGTTTGGTACCAAGCGCCTCAAGGGCCTGGGCAGCGATATGGGCGAGGCGATCCAGGGTTTTCGCAAGTCCATGGGCGGTGACACTGACGCCACTCCCCCAGCGCAAACGCAGGTGCAGCAACAGTGCCCGTTGACCGGTCAGGGTACGCAGCAACCGCAAGCGGACCGTCAGCCCTGA